A window of Sphingomonas astaxanthinifaciens DSM 22298 genomic DNA:
GAGGAAGCGCATGAGGTCGAGGGTCTCGCGCTCGGTCGGGGTTTCGCCCCCCAGCCGAAGCCGGCCGTCGACATAGGTCGCAAGGCCGGTCGCGCCGAGCTCCTCGCCAAGCTCGGTCAGCAGGCCGAAGAGGTCGTCGATCGACCCGTTCTGGGTCGACACCTGCGAGAGCATCCGGGCGTGCCGATCGCGCGCCGCTTTCTGCCGCTCGACCACGCGGCCGCGCACCACGGTCTCGATCGTCATCGACAGGATGTTGGCATAGAAGGCGAGCGACTGCTGGATGGGCGCCGGGAGCGAGCGGGGCGACTGGTGATGGCAGCTGATCAGCCCCCACAAGCGCCCTTCGACCACGATCGACAGCGACATGGACGCGGTGACGCCCATGTTCTTGAGGTACTGGATGTGCACCGGCGAGACCGCGCGCAGCGTGCTGAGCGAGAGGTCGATCCGGTCGCCGCCGGCACCCACGCGCGGCGAAACCGGGACGGTCACCGCATCGACATCGGCAATCTGGCGGATCGGGTTTCGCAGGTAGAGCGCGCGCGCCTGGGCCGGAATGTCGGTCGCGGGATAGTGGAGACCAAGATAGGGATCGAGGTCGCGGCGGCGGACCTCGGCGATGACCTCCCCGCTCTCGTCGGCGTGGAAGCGGTAGAACATCACCCGGTCATAGCCGGTCAGCGCGCGGATATGGCGGACGGCGAGGTTGGTTAGCGTGTCGAGCGAGGTGAGGTCGCGCACCTGCGCCAGCATCGCCTGGATGTTGAGCTGCAGACGGTCGTCGCGCGCGCTCGCCGGCTCGCCCTCGACGATCACGCTTTCGCCCTCGCGGTGGATGATGAGATCGAGCGGCTGGTCACGACCGGGAATGGTAACTTCGGTCAGCACGTGTGGGCTCGAGCCCTGGCTGATCTGGAGCTCCGACCGGATGTCGTGAAGGCAGCGCCGACCGAGGAGGTCCGCTGCCGACTGCCCGATCAGCGCCTCGCTCGGGCGTCCGAAAAAGTCGACGACATTGTCCGAAGCGCGGCGAAGCAACCAGTCGGAGGAAAGCTGCAGAAGAAAGCCGTGCGGCTGGATTTCGCCGAGGAACTGGATCTGCTCCATCGCGCACAGAGCGGCAGCGTCGACGCCCATCCCGTCCAGCGAGACCGTGTTGTCATCGGCATCGGCGGACGTCCCGGCGCCATCTTCCAGATCCATGTGCGAAGAATACTCCCCTCGGGTGCAATGCGCCTCTGCAGGCGTCACTATTATGAAGGCTCTCGGAAGCCTCTGCAATTTAATAGAAATCAAGCCGTCCGCGGCTCAGCGTCGAGTCAGGCTCCGGTTGCCGCCGCAAGCACGGCCGCGGCATGGCCCGGCACCTTCACCTTGCGCCATGCCTTGAGGACGTTGCCATCCGCGCCGATTAGGAAGGTCGCGCGCTCCATGCCCATATATTTGCGGCCATACATGCTCTTCTCGACCCAGGTGCCGAACGCCTCGCTGACCTCGCCCTCATCGACCGCAAGCGGGACCTTGAGGTCATATTTGGCGATAAACTTGTCGTGGCTCTTGGCGCTGTCGCGCGAGACCCCGACGACCTTGACCCCAGCCGCGGCGAAATCGTCGGCGAGTGCGCTGAAGTCCTGCGCTTCGCGCGTACAACCCGACGTATCGTCCTTGGGATAGAAATAGAGGACGAGCTTGCCGCCGGGGGCCGACAGGTCGACCGTTTCGCCGTTGGTGGTGGCGACCTTCAATGCCGGTGCCTTCTGCCC
This region includes:
- a CDS encoding peroxiredoxin, whose product is MIEEGQKAPALKVATTNGETVDLSAPGGKLVLYFYPKDDTSGCTREAQDFSALADDFAAAGVKVVGVSRDSAKSHDKFIAKYDLKVPLAVDEGEVSEAFGTWVEKSMYGRKYMGMERATFLIGADGNVLKAWRKVKVPGHAAAVLAAATGA